The window GGGTAAACTTTCCAGGTCAGCATCTGCTCCTACATTATACTGAGGGCATGAAGATTTTATATGTATTCTTTCCTTTAGAGGCAAATCGTGAAGATGTAAACCAGTGATGCTGGAAAGGAGATGCTCTTCAGGACCACTCTTCTGAAGACCTCTATTGGACACTTTGTTGCTTAAGGTACATTGTTCTGATTCATATGACAACTGTTCAAAGGCAGGAAGGATGGCTGATGATTCAGGTTCTGATTGTAAATCTTGAGAGAAAGTGTTTCTTTGAACTGCTGGAGAATTACTAAAAGAAGTACCTGCCCAGTCAATGGTACTCAAGTGTAGATCAGTAATCACAGAAATATTATGGGATGAAGAACTGGGCTGACTACACTCTGAAACTAGAAAATTACTGACATCTTTAGTTTGCTTTACAGCCAAAGTTCTTGGAGAAGGCATTAACTGTTCTTGCAAATTCAAACCAAGAGCATTTTCAGGGGAAACAAAACTACTCAATGAGGGAGAAGTAGACTCCTGTGCTAAAATAGGATCTGGAGAAATTTCCAAATCAAATTTGGGATTCTGCTTGGGGAAGGCTTTTGATATAGGTTCTAAAGTAATAAGTGACTGGGAACTGATCACATCATCTGATTCTGGTAGATGGCTTCCTTTGGGCTTAATTTTTAtatctgaaaagaaagaaacaaatatctttccttttcttcattagggtaaacaaacaaacaaacaaatacaagaaaaaaaaatcaagcaaaaacaaaaatagtacCCTAAACCAAAAAGTTAAACCACTAATCTAGGTAAGATTTTTTTTGCCCACCTCCACCCACTACCCAACACATTCCTATAAAcattgtaaaatattttcttttggaaaaatgTCATTATTGAGTTACTTTCCTTACTAATCTCTGAGGGGTAAAGAAAATGAACTTACAACACAAAACATATTGGCAGGAGCCGCTCTAAACTTAGCGAGCGATAGCATCACAGCACACTTGTATCCTGTACTTAACTTATTCAAGTGAGTCAACACAGTGGTGAGCTCCCAGCACTGTTTTAAAAGGACGAGTGTGGGGCTTGGTACAAGATGTAGAGATAGAATACTTGGCTGGTAGGCCCTAAAGTGTGGTCCCAGCACAGCAGCACCAAAAGATCAAGTACATGAGGACACAGAAGCAAGAGCACTGTTCTCACTCTTGATTTACAAAACTTTCAACTAAATGTAGACACGATCAGGATCAGTTCAGACAGGTCAGGTGACTCTCCAGAAACACTAGAGCATGGCACATTCAACATACCcttacttttctgtttcttccctttAGTTTCTGACTGTTGTTTCTGGTAGATAGCTACAACTTCAGGATAGGCTGCTTCAAACAGTGATGCTTCTTCGATTGTAAGGAGATCCAGTCCTCCAGGTTGTGTATCTTCTACCGAATAATGTTCtagattaaaaatataacaaacaaaGCAGACAACTAAAGATTTTAAAACAGATAGATAATTCACCACAAACCTTGCTCTACGACGCTGTCGTTTCTCTATTATTTATTCCTGGTAGTTTCATACAGAAATAGAGTATCCTGCTCACTTACTGTAACCTCCTCATTGCTCTTGCTGGCTGCtggctctttccttcctcctcctatcCTCATGGATTTTGTTGGTGTTGATTTTTAAACTGACTTTACTTCCTTTTCCTATTAAGATCTGAAAGGGAGATTTCTTCTCAcgttaaaactttaaattttcttGTTTCAGAAACGGCAGCATCAGTTGAGAGAACAGATTCTATCCAGTTTCCTTCAAATTtcataactttattttctttaaggcTGAATAAAATGCTATAGTGTTATTTAGTATAATTTTTCATGATTTATCATTTACTGCTATACATCTAGATTGTGTCTTATCTAACGTGACTACAGTAACAATAAGTATGTATGTTTCTGGAAGGACAGTCCTTTGAGAATCTGCCTAGGATTGGCATAGCTGGATCCTACAAtaattctatttgtttatttagttttcctactttttaaaaggaatttcTATGCTGATTTACACAGTTAGCTGTACCAATTTTACACTCCTACCAACAGTGAATAAAGAGTTtgttactcaaaaaaaaaaaaaaaaagatgtaaagaGTGGGTATGAAGTATTGCTATGACAGACCTGACCATACAgttttggggaggattgtggaaggactttggaactctGGGCTAAGCTCTATAGGCTGTTCTgaaggagcttggaagataagaatgttgagaTCAATGCTGAGGAAAAAGGCCTGGCTTCTGAGGTTTCAGAGAAAAATTTGAGAGTTCCCTAAAGACTGTATGGGGGTCATTGCTTTTCTGAATTAAGATTTTTGTAGTTCCAATCAGCTGAAAAATCACAAGAAACAGCTGTGATTGATAAGAGACCAGTGCCACTGAAGAGAAACCCTTGCTTTGCCGGAATAACTGATACTTCTAAGATGGGGATGAGAAACTAGTGGTGATTAAGAGTGAATCAGCAgagaggtggtggcacacacctttaatcccagcaccagggaggcagaggcaggtggccagcctggtctacagagcaagtttcaggacagccagggctactcaaaaaaaaaaaaaaaaaatcctgtcttgaaaaaaacaaaacaaaacaaaaaagaagagagaaccaTTGAGTGGCTGTACCTTTTGCAGGCAGCCAAACCTGGTATTATGAGCGTCACCTAAGTGGTTGATTTTGAAGACCTGAGGGAGTTGTGGAGAAGAGCTGAGATTTGGTACTGTGAGGGCTTACAGGAGGTCACTGGTGAAGATGAAGCATCTGTGCAGTTCAAGATCCAGGACTGAAGAGGTCATGCAGAGGTTGCGGTTCAGCACCATGGAAAGAAccaggagaggctattggtgaaagtgcagcccagtGGCAGCGGGAGAGGACTGGCAAGGAGAGCAGCAGCTCTGACATCAAGGCAATCTATGCGACATACTCATATCACATAGCAGCACTTATACTCATATCACACAGCAGCACTTATACCCATATCACACAGCAGCACTTATACTCATATCACACAGCAGCACTTATACCCATATCACACAGCAGCACTTATACCCATATCACACAGCAGCACTTATACCCATATCACACAGCAGCACTTTGGAGTCCCAAACCTGATCTGAGTTCTATACTGCTGAACTTTGGTTTGACTCGAATGTGACTCCAACTGTGCTCTGGTTCTTCCCTGATAGAGtaagaaattatttaatttattttgattttataggagcccacagttaagagactggaTTTTTAGAGTTTTCCATAGACATGGGATTTTAAAAGAGAAGTtggagattttgttttgtttttgtttgtttttttaagaaactgaacttttaaatatttgaattgGTAAAGGTTGTGGAATTTTTAGCCTATGTTTgtattttgatattaaaatgagGTAGAAGGAAAAGAACTGAATCCTGCAAATTGTTCTTCAATCTTCATTTACACTATAGCATGCCCTTGTGTGGCTGATCCCCATAATcctatacataaatacataaaaataaaagcccaTGAGTCTGTGGTCATTTCCACCCACTTTTCTGGTCTGTAGTCCGGAAGCTGATCCAGAGCTCACACTCTTTTGATGTTGTAGCAAAAGTACAAGTTCCTCTTAAAACTAGATATAataggggaaagggagaaagttTTTAGCTACTCGTCACTCACCCCCATTGCTTTAGAAACAGCTTAATATAAGACCCCAAAGACAAGACAGTGGTGGAACCAATTTCTTAAGAAATACAAATCACAACTACTTTGGCATTATTTCCAAACATTAAAGAAATGTCAGAGACATTAAAAGTAAAAGCACTTGAATTTTATCACCTTTATTAGTcaatatgtatttaaaataaaaaggtaaaataaaaacataaaatttatagTGCATGTGATTTTTCATAagcatgtatgtattttatatattcgCTACTTTACATTTGAATCAAATGCTATAAATTAAACATTCTGTGTATAACCAATACATACCAGGCTTTTCCCATTCTATTTCAAGACAACAGACTCCATTTCTGATTCGAGGTTTAACAATTCTGAAAAACAAATTCATATTACCAAGGTCTAAATATACAAATTATTTGTAAAATTTTAGCTTATACACTTCAATCTCCATTAATATTCGATGTAAAAATATAAGGAATTACTGCCTACATATTCTTTGGAAATAATTGAGTAATTTCATTGTGAGGTAGAGTTGAAAATCGTTGGATTTActcaatatgtgtgtgtattatatttattcattttattttatgtgtgagtgtttaatCTACAAGTATGTAGTTGTATATGTACCagctgcatgcctggtgcccaaggaggtcagaagagggactcagatgccctggaactggactggCAGGTGGCTATGAACCAGCAGGTAgattctaggaac is drawn from Rattus norvegicus strain BN/NHsdMcwi chromosome 6, GRCr8, whole genome shotgun sequence and contains these coding sequences:
- the Gen1 gene encoding flap endonuclease GEN homolog 1 isoform X3, with amino-acid sequence MEWPSHYACEKLLVLLTRYDMIERKLGRKTSNQLQPIRIVKPRIRNGVCCLEIEWEKPEHYSVEDTQPGGLDLLTIEEASLFEAAYPEVVAIYQKQQSETKGKKQKSKDIKIKPKGSHLPESDDVISSQSLITLEPISKAFPKQNPKFDLEISPDPILAQESTSPSLSSFVSPENALGLNLQEQLMPSPRTLAVKQTKDVSNFLVSECSQPSSSSHNISVITDLHLSTIDWAGTSFSNSPAVQRNTFSQDLQSEPESSAILPAFEQLSYESEQCTLSNKVSNRGLQKSGPEEHLLSSITGLHLHDLPLKERIHIKSSCPQYNVGADADLESLPLTMNHSCIAYSSSGGSSHFSKDLTGVYLQKELRNSKVLDSHFLQENFRVNTSLPYSFNDEAVKTSSLQVGLPTAAVPHNPKVDVKTKNLVKKSSVCLKRDSSDEENAAVSWKAKYTAPKLKHSSHNHSLVHDRDSTHNKHRNPKDESNETKLCTESFKIAEDEENKFSDPARNPQSFLQCHNKDEDSADCWESPLPLRQRLKLRFQNTQSRLYNT